The sequence below is a genomic window from Glycine max cultivar Williams 82 chromosome 20, Glycine_max_v4.0, whole genome shotgun sequence.
TCACGCTCATGATGTCCCGAGATGGCTACATGACCTGCACATGCATTAGCTTCCCTGAATCTTTGGTCGAATAATAGAATAGGAACTTCCTAATgtctctaattttatcttttgctACTGTAAAGTTTTTCCCCAGAAGTATGCATGTGAGTGTATTATAATTAACAATAACCCagatgaaacaaatatttagctcttataaaaaaaaacagatactTAGCTGATAAAGATCTTGGCAGCTGATTGCAAAAGACCTCAGCATCTTGAACTATTACAAAGTAATGAACGGAAAAGAATAACTGATATACTGTTGGAATTATtaataaaccttataaaatatcaaatgagcaccaaatcacattacgtcagattatcaagaggttttaaggaatacTTGAATTCATAGAACTTGATCAACACACAGTGAAATCTTACAGCGGTCACGAACAATTGATTTAATaaccttcctcaaccaaatcaccttcttccttacgggccttcattttctcttttgatgGGGAGAGGAGAAACTGTTTCTTGATTTGGTGTCTTAGGGACCATAACCATTCCTTAGGTTTTAACCTATTAGGGTTTCCATTATCCCCTAATAGGCCAAACTGGTTTCCGCTTattaagcccatatcaattttctgttgGCAGTCTAATGGGCGCGCTCGTTGAACtagatcactttatattgaactcatctaaatgtaaataactaatataaatgttataatataatatgtagcccatattaattaattaggaattataaaattgctaacaatctcccacttgggcatcatattaaccttagacatttatatcacaaaattcTTTAGGCGCGCAACcgtatgttatttacttttagactcCTTTTATACAATCTGATCCATCTCATATAGCAATAGGAAACCACTGTAGTTTTTCATCACAATTCTGCGTGACTAAATCACAATGATCACCATTGTTACTCATACTCgatgacatagatcaaatatggataagcgacatgaaaattacatacaatgtgttcttaatcatgtttatttccaactagtccaaactttattctttatagagatcaatccaaagTGCAATACAAATATTGCACACAAACAAGCTCAAAATAGAATGATAaacatcaactttatttttgcagaaaatccaaacaatacaAATATATGGAAAACATaagatataaaacataaatgggactcccactaaactaaggtactatTAGGAACTACACCCATATGAGTAGTATGCTCATGAAAAACTCTAGGTAACAAACCTTTAGTAAGAGGGTCAGCTAGCATGGAATCAGTCCCTATATGTTCTATGGAAATCTGTCTATTCTAAACTCTTTCCTTCACAACCAGAAACTTGATGTCGATGAATTTTGACTTGGTTGTACTCCTTTTATTGTTGGAGTAAAAAACTGCAGAGTTATtgtcattataaattttcaatggTCTTTCAATGTCATCGACCACACGTGAACTAGTGACAAAGTTTCACAGCCATATCCCGTGATTAGATGCCTCAAAACAAGCAATGAACTCCGCAGCCATGGTTGAAGAAGCTACAAGAGTCTGTTTAGCAGACTTCCAAGAGATAGCTCCTCCAgccaacatatatatgtatccaGAAGTGGAGCGTTTGTTGTCTTGACATCCAGCAAAATCAGAGTCTGAGTACCTGATGATCTCCAAATTGTCAGACTTCTGATAAGTGAGCATGTAGTCTTTTGTTCTCTTCAAGTAACGCATTACGCGTTTCACTGTCTTCCAATATTGCAATCAAGGATTACTCAAGTATCTGCCCAAAACTCCTACGACAAATGCTATGTCGAGACGAGTACAAACTTGAGCATACATCAGACTTCCTACTGTTGACGCATAGGGAATCTTCTGCATCTCAGTTCTTTCAAGGTCATTATTGGGGCATTGTTTGAGACTCAATTTTTCTCCTTTAGCTATTGGGGTATCTCCTGTTTTACTATCTTTCATGCCGAATCTATCAAGTACTTTATCGATATAGCTCTCTTGTGACAACCTTAGGATACCTTGAAAGCAATCTCGTAGTATCTTAATACCTAAGACAAAAGAAGTTTCCCCaagatctttcatttcaaaaattTTCGTTAGAAATCTCTTGGTCTCCTATAAGAAGCCTATATCTCTGCTAGCAAGCAATATATCATTGACATATAACACAAAGAATATGTATTTACTCCCACTGAACTTATGATATACACAATCATCAACTACATTTGCCTCGAAACTATATGAGGTAATGACTTGATGGAACTTGTAATACCATTGACGGGAAGCCTATTTGAGACCATAGATgtatttctttagtttgcatacCATGGACTTTGAGTCACCGAACACAGTTTTCTGGTTGCACCATATAAATCGTTTCTTCAATGTCACCATTTAGAAACACAGTCTTgacatccatctgatgtagctctAAGTCAAAATGAGCTACTAGTGCCATTATAGTTCTAAAAGAATCCTTTGAAGATACTGGAGAAAAGGTTTCTTTATAGTCAATGCCTTCCTTTTGAGTAAAGCCTTTAGCAACTAGACGAGCCTTATATCTCTTGATATTACCCTTTGAATCCttcttggttttaaatatccatttacaaccaataggTTTCACACCTTCATGAAATTCGACTAGATCTCAAACTTCATTGTATTTCATAGACATTACCTCATCCTTCATGGTGTCAATCCATTTTTGTGAGTTAGAACTACGCATAGCTTGACAAAAGTTGATTGGATCATCCTCTATTAAACCAACGCCATCctcatgttcttggagaaatataatataatcatttgagATTGCACTCTTCTTCTCTCTAATGGATCTCCTTAACGATACTTCTTGAGGTTGTTGAGGTTGCTCTAAAGGTATTTGAGGGAGAACctcattgttgtcttgttttagaacaatgtcaatagtttgAACATTGTCTTCTATTACTGGAGTTGTGTCTTGAATAGTAATAGGGACGAGGACTTGATCACTGTAAATAACaggttcttcctcaaagacaacattccttatgttctcttccttcccaaacttaacttcctcaagaaatctCGCATTTCCCGTCTCGAAAAAAGATCTTAAGGTgggattgtaaaatttatagccCTGAGAACATTCaacatagccaacaaaataacaacaaattttTCTTGAGTCTAGCTTTCTTTCATGTGGCCTATAAGGCCGTGCCTCAGCCGGACAACCCCAAATGTGCAAATGTTTAATGCTTGGCCTTTTACCAGTCCAAAGTTCATAAGGGGTTTTGTTAAATTCTTTACTTGGCACCCTATTAAGGATGTAAACTGCGGTCTTTAAGGCTTCTCCCTAAAGTGACTCTggcaaagaagaatgactaatcatacttctcaccatatccttaagagttcGGTTTCTTCGTTCTACTacaccattcatgctaggtTTGCCCAGCATAGTGTATTGCGGAACAATTCCACATTCTTTGAGGAAAAGCTCAAAAGGTCCTGGATGTTGTTCTCCTAATCCATCATATATGCCATAGTACTGACCGCCACGGTCAGATTTGACAACCTTAATTTTCTTCTGAAGTTGAAGTTCAACCTCAGCCTTGAAAGTCTTAAAAATGTCTAGGGATTGAGACTTCTCATGTATCAAATATAGGTAACCGTATCTAGAGTAGTCATCTATGAACGTAATGAAATATTGTTGTCCATTCCAAGAAGTTGTAGGAACAGGACCACAAATGTCTATATGCACTAGTTCTAAGACGTCTTTAGCTCTTTCGGCACCTAATTTCCTTATATTTGTTCGTTTTCCCTTTATGCATTCAACACAGACCTCAAAGTCCGATTAAATCCAAAGGGTCAAGAATTTCATCCAACAGAAGTCTCTGAATTCTCTGTTTAGAGATATGGCCTAAACATGTATGCCATAAGGTGGCTGAATTCTCATTCAACTTTCATTCTGTACCACGTGAACTTATTTGTagtatttcattataggaactaacaacatcaagcatgtaaagattatcaattaaagaaccagaaccaaccatatttgaattttggtagagactaactttattatctccaaatttgtccaaactagaaatagaaatcaaatttcatCTAAAAGACggtacaacaaaagtctcaaataaattcaaataaaatctaaattttaacTATAATCTAAAAGTTCCAATAGCTTCCACTGCAACCTTCTTGCCATCACCCACAAAGATGAATCTTTCGTCATCACTTGGTAGTCGGCTCCACATGCAACCCTGCATTGTTATACTTATGTGAGTAGTAGTACCAGAATCTATCCATCAAGTATCTTTAGGTACAAAATCCAAATTAACTTCTGAACAAACTAGAGTAAGAAATTTAGCTTTCTTCACACACCATGCGTCATACTTGGGACAttctttcttcatgtgtcccgaCTTCTTGCAGAAGTAACAGGTAAATTCCTCATCctccttttgtttcttttgctgaGAAGTCCCTTCCGCAGCACCCTtagtcttcttccttttcttattctgaGAGGTCGAAGTCAAGTGAGCACTTTTAGTCCTATCTCTCTACAGCCTCTCCTCCTCTTGCACACAGTGAGATATAAGCTCATTGAGGGACCATTTGTCCTTTTGAGTGTTATAGCTCACTTTGAATTTCCCAAAGTATGTAGGAAGCGAGATCAAAACCAAGTGCACGAGCAGGTCTTCACCAAGCTCTAACTTAAGTGACTTAAGTTTTGATGCGAGATTGGACATCTCTATAATGTACTCCTTTATGTTCCCTTTACCTTTATACATCATGGAGATGAGTTTAGCCAAAAGGTTACTTGTCtccactttttcatttttggcaaaGTATTGCTCAATTTCCTTAAGGAATTTCTTTGCACTTTGACCCTCAGAAATAGAGCCCTGAAACACCTCTGGAATAGAGCGCTTCATGATCATAAGGCACATTCGGTTGGACCGATCTCACTTCTCAATTTTTACCTCATTAGAGGTTTTCGGAGTGGAAATGGGTCATCTCGTCCTCAGTGCCAAGTGCAAATCCATACAGCCAAGAACAATTTCTACGGCTTCCTTCCAGATCTTAAAATTTGTCCCATTTAGCATTGGGATAGAATTCACTTGGGCAGTAACATTTGCAGCACTGACAATATTAactaaagagagaaaataaattaataacatgttcacaaataatcaagcaagtcatataaagtatatatatcaagacatgcaaatatttcccataacagatccatcacaagatacccaacacaacattaattctagtctttggacaaagaaattaatttgtaattggtactttcaacgcaatgatcaaatattagCAATTAGTTATGTCAAATAATAGCCTTTCTTTGGACCGactattattcacatgaaaaaactttataattgtcacatatttatcatcgtaggtatgttattatttggccaaattgtgtcttcctttgggccgaGCACAATTTGCacaaataatttcatactaacatccatgcaatttaattaaattaatttacacaaTAGAGGTTACTTTGGAAACATAAtggttcaatcaatttaattaaaattaccagACACGCAAATATATGGAAAGGATCCGTAAGGGTTAAATTTGCACCCAATTATGATAGcagtaaatatttgaaaacaacatcatgGTAAACTAATTACGCATCCAAAATGAACATACCACGATACTATCACAAATTTATACTAACCACATGAATATCATAAACTATTAGCCTATCACTGATTCATGAAGGAAAAATAGTTggcaaaaaaacaataaattattcatataagaCAAAAGATCATTGTCTTATTACTGATTCATATAAACAGTATATATAAAGAGTTTTCGAAAACCTTATatgtataaaacaaaaatacttttttgcTGACGAAATATATATTGTTCAAGAAAACCAACACCGGATACGTAGAACCTTTATCCCAAATAGAATAATACGTAAGTACACGCGACACAAACAAAAATTGTGTACAAACCCGTAAATCAAATGCAAAGGCCTTttattcatttgaaaaaaaaaactttacgaccataacacaaaaatttacgagatttacaattttattgattgaaatggtttctccccaaaataaaattagggttcataTAACTAAAATGATCCAGGTATAATACATATCAAACAACTTTAAATCTCAATAATCTAATAGTCATGGtggctttgataccacttgttgggatttttaataaaccttataaaataccaaatgagCACCCAATCACATTAcgtcagattatcaagaggttttaaggaatacctggatccatagaGCTTGATCAACACGCAACGAAATCTTACAGCggtcacgaacaattggtttaatgaccttcctcaaccaaatcacatTCTTTCTTATGGGacattcattttctcttcagatggggagaggAGAAACTGCTTCTTGATTTGGTGTCTAGGGGACCATAACCATTCCTTAGGTTTTAACCTATTAGGGTTTCCGTTATCCCCTAATTGGTCAAACTGGTTTCCGCTTattaagcccatatcaattttctgttgGCAGTCTAATGGGCTCGTTGAAttagatcactttatattgaacccatctaaatgtaaatagctaatataaatattataatataatatgtagcccatattaattaattaggaattatgaaATTCCTAACATATACTAGTAGAAAtggaaaataataaacaaaagataaatttcTAAGAGAATATgagaattataatttatttgtttttgtttaaattttttagtgataatattttttagatagttcctcattttatttctaatgttGTTAAACTAACTACTGCATTTTCAAGTGGATTAATTTTGATGTTCAATTCCGGAGTTTcttcctatatttttttttaaaatatcttactTAAATAGACCAGGTACCAATCTTCTTGCAACACTTCAAATGAGTTTTTGTTGTCTTATGGATGGAAAAGAAATATTTGTAAGAGACACTTTAAGACTTAAGTAAGATTTAAGCCTAAAGTAATAAATGAGataataaatgtgaatgaaCAATGACCTACTTCAAAGTTCTAGTACTTATTTATAATACTTTTATGGACCTTAAACCTTATGAGTCTTTGAACATGATTACCTTTTTAGGTAATGCTGCTTTTAGCATAACCATGCTCCTTAATCATGTATTTTTGTTACTTTGTTATATGAGTTGATGTGACATTATCCTTATTGATTAACCGAATACGTATTCGGATGGTCGAGTACCTCAGTTGAATACATATTCAGTatatatagaaaagaaaatggaataTATTTTCCCCTCATTTAACTAAAAACTATGAGGAATGAGCTCAAGCTATGAAGACTTCTTTGAGAGCAAGAAGAAAATGGGGTTTCGTTATGGTTCCGTCAATGAAACCCCATTTTCTTCTTGCTCTCAAAGAAAGAGTAAATAAGCATTTTGGTCTTTGACTTTTGACCCATTTTGCAaattagtccctatctttttgaaatgtaaataaatagTCTCTACCTTTGcataagttttgcaaaatagtccttgctgttaaatttaaaagtaacgccgttagtgaggtgcattgttggcaattttagtgccacatagactatccaacgtggcaAATTGTCCCAGATTGTGACATGTAGACTGGACTTTGATGCAAAATTTATATAAGCTAGTCAGTCAGGCTTATATAAAGttgtcaaatattttcttcttcacttgcttcttcttcctcaaattAGGGTTTCTAAAGCTTCTCTCCTTTCAATTCCAACATGGTGGAGTCttaagtgtgtgtgtttctcCCTAGTCTTATTTGTCCCCCTCGCTCCATCTTTTTCCTCCCCTCACTCCATCTTCTTCCTAGTGGGCTTGGATTTCTCCATGTCTACAAGTGGCAGTTCTTCTGCATTTTCTGGTAGAACCATTCGCCAATGCCACCATGGAAGACGTGCAACTATTCAAACTGCAAGAACAAGGAGGAATCCAAGAAGGTTATTCTATACTTGTGCATTGCCCCAAACAGACCCAGATaactgtcaattttttcaatgggttgaagaagaaaaccaaGTTTCTAATCCTTCTTCTACAACAAGAGAATCAATGATAGTGGCTGATTTGAACCTATAAATTGAAGCATTgcagaagaaaataataaatttaacaaacattgtgttgttaggtttttcaattttaattataatgttagttttagggggaatatattttaggaaaaatttgTAGTAGCATCTTCTGATATTATAAGTGTTGTTTTGCTGAAGAAATATTGTGAATGAAGTTCCTTAAGTTTTTGTTGCTACTGTCAAAGTATTGACAGAAAAATTTGTAAGAAGAAATTTTTGTTGCTGAAGAAATTTGTAGTAGCATCTTCTGATATTATATGTGCGTCTCATTGGCCTGCTATGCATTgacagaaaaatataaagattaagTTAGGATTAAGTCCAATGATATTCTATTAAACTGTTAATTGTTGGTGTCTACTGCTGTCAGATGTGGTGCAACAGAGTAATTGCCATATTTTCTGCTTATAATGCTTCTTGGCATTTTTTATTGACAACCAGTagaaatttgagttaatttggcCTCTTCAGcatttttcttgttgttgttcccTAGTCCTTTGGCTATCCATTAACCCAATTTATCATAAGTGTTCCAGTAATAAAACACATAATTCCAGCTGTATAGCTTCTTGAAGTTAGTGAAGTAGCAAATGTTTGAGAAATTGAAAAACCAATCAGGGGGAAAAAAGCACTAAAAGTAATGGTCATTTCTTGTTCTCTCTCTAATTCAAAGTTCAAATACATGAAGCTCTAGCTCCAAAACAATGTGTAAATtataagagaaagagaagaaatagGACATTAAATCATGTGATTATTTTTCAAACTCTACAAGCTGCTGTAAGGTTTAACAGTGGTCCTAGTCCATATCAATAGTTCCTTACAATCATGGAAATTGTATAGATGCAGAGGAAATTGCTAGTAGAAATTGCTCCAAAGCCTGCATAAACGCTCCAACACCTGAGCAGAAAACTGCTAGCAAATttcatccatagataaaccttcacttttttcattcatttctaCCCCATACTTGCCCTTTATTTAGGCACTTAGCTTTCATTCATTATTTTGcagcatacacacttattaatttcatttgtacGTACAGTTTTTTAACACAGAAAACATTATATACATAAATAGTGTGTGTATACTATTttctttgaccatttcaatccttacccagtgcctcccccgaatttgggacaaatttaccttgataataactcccccaaatttgggacaaattttctttgaacccagcttctgtggatgatgctctctTACAACCTAAGATAAGGTAGCAGAAGATACAACTGAATAGGCTCCAGGTTTAACCAATCAATaaattcattcagctcaaactgggtgcaagagataattcattcaaacatatggtcagctttttggctaagtggctattcataatcaaacatggccttcatcatcctcaaattcatGCATCCAGTCCACACTTTAAAGATTCAcgcaaaaatcagtactaaatgatagtcgtttctctcaaaatttaaggatcacactctcaccgggatatggttaatgcattccttcacaatcaatctgacaacaaactaaattttcaaacatacttccaatcacatgctcattctcttctaaaGTGTTTAGAATGCAAAAATTTAAACGTCTTGCTCCTCTTGTGGCTGGTCTTCATTAAGATCCTGTGTTGGAGCTGCTGATGAATCTTGTATAAGCTGCTCAGGCTCCGCAATTGGTGTAGATGGCTGGGTCTCCTCAGGAGCAGGTGCAGAGGATGGAGATGGTTTTGGGGTCTGATTTGGAGTAGTCTGCTCCTCTACTGCTACTGGTGGCTCCTCAGTCATAGGCTTCTAGGCTGCAGAGGCCCCAGCCCCTCCAGAAGAAGAGGGCTGgtctcctggccaggccacctgaGCCTCAAACTCCTCCATGCTCATAATGGAGGGCAAGCCGAAGCCCGGAAGGTTCTGCATGATGATGAACTGCCCCCTGTGGATGCTCTAGAGCATGCAGTGCAACATCTGTGGTGtaagaataaaatttgatgGACCTCTAGATAATGGAGCTGGAAGTGGTATATGTAGAGGTGTTGGAGGAATAACTGGAATCTGAGTGGATGAAGAGGGGGGTactggagaagaagaaggtgttgGTGCCTCTGATGGTGCTGAAGTGGAATGGGCCTCAGATCTCTTACCCCTGGCCTTCCTGGGTCCTCTGAAAGTTACTGttggatcatcaagattccaacagttcctcttaatatatgccaaattaatggtAGGACTCAGGCTCTCTAGGGACCTTGAATCTGACTAAACTCCCCTAGCCTTACATAAAGCTGTGATCAAAGCAGGGAATCTTAGTCTGGATGTGTCATGTTGTGATATGAGGGAGATCTAGTGGGAGATGAGGTACCTCATattcatgtccatcttcatgaTGATGCCATAAATGAGTTTGGCTCTGTCAAGAGTGACATCAAAAGTGTGGGAAGTGGGGATGAggttagaaaaggaaagaacgcTCCAAGTCTgagtaagagtggtcatgttcttcctcagaATATTCAAGGGTTTCCCATCAGCATTAAGCTCGAATCCCCTCCCTGGGATACAGAGCTTAGCAGCtaactcctgaggatcaggcctcAGGAGTGCAAATCTAGAGTAAGCACAAAGTGTTTCCCTCTCTTCCACAACAACAGGGGTCTTCAAGAATGTGTTAAGAGTATCCTCATCAAACTTAATCAGATGACCTCTCACCCTCACCTGTTTAGGTGATTTTTCCTCGGGGTCATAGAGGTTTGCATAGAATTCTTTTATAATGGCAACATCAATGTTGCCATCCAGAAAGTCAGTCAACTCCTCATCCCAATAGCGTCTCTCGAGTTCCTTCTTGAACTCATCGAACTCTGTATAGTAGACTACCACATTTCTTTCTGGTAAAAGCTTACGAGGCACCACAATGTCAGTGTATCTCTCCCAAGCCTCTTGGGAAGTGAATCTAGATCTATCAAATCTGGCTTGGGTAGGTGTAGAGGGTGCCTTTCTTTTCCT
It includes:
- the LOC113000704 gene encoding uncharacterized protein, which produces MKRSIPEVFQGSISEGQSAKKFLKEIEQYFAKNEKVETSNLLAKLISMMYKGKGNIKEYIIEMSNLASKLKSLKLELGEDLLVHLVLISLPTYFGKFKVSYNTQKDKWSLNELISHCVQEEERL